In the genome of Ureibacillus sp. FSL W7-1570, the window ATATATCGGTGAAAGTATTGGACGAAATTGAAAAGACGGTGAAGTTTTTGGAGGAAGATCCGTTTATTTCATCCATTGAAGTCTTGGAAGGAAATAATGAAATCACTTTTGTTTATAAAGGATCTGCAGAGGAACAAATGAAATTATTGAGAAAAGCGGTTTCCGCGGGACTTTCCATCTATGCTTTCATGGAGGAGCAAAAAGATTTGGAAGATGTTTATATGGCGATTACGAAAGGAGCGGATGCGAAATGAAAGGACTGATATTGAATCCCGTATTGCTGAAGGAACTGAAATTGCGTTTCCGCGCCTTTAAAAGCTTTTCCGGTTTGATGTTTTATTTGGCGTCATTGATCATATTTGTGTCCGGCTTCCTGCTTGTATTCACTGAATTTTCGGTGTCCGGCTTTTTTAGACCGAGCGACAGTTTTACGATGTTTGTCGTACTTTCCGTATTGCAAATGGCCCTTGTCATGTTCATTACTCCGGGGCTAACCGCCGGAGCAATCAGTACAGAGCGGGAAAAACAAACATTAAATATTTTGCTGACAACAACCCAAACGTCGTCGCAAATTATTGTCGGAAAGTTGCTGTCGTCCGTGGCATTCCTTATTTTAATGCTGATTGCCGGGCTACCGCTTTATAGCATCGTGTTTCTGTTTGGAGGCGTATCTCCATGGCAATTCGTCACCATGTTTTTCTTTTATTTGGTGACGCTCATTGCCATTGGCAGCATCGGCATCATGTTCTCCACGATTACGAAAAGAACGATTGTTTCCATGATTGCAACCTACGGGTCAATGATCTTTTTGGGGGCTATTACCTTATTCTTCTTTTTCATTGGCTACTCATTGGAGATGATGGTCACAAATCAAAACGCCCAAAATCTGACGCCATTTTCGCCGATTTCCTATTTCTGGGCATGTATCAATCCGGGCGTACTGATTGCCACTTTGCTCTCCCCGGACATAAAGAATGGATTGCAGGAAATGGTGGGAATCAGTTTTCCAAATTGGATTGTATATTTAATCTTTTATGTGCTGATCACTGTGGTATGTTTAACCATCGCCATTCGCAAATTGCGGGCAAATATGAAAACCAATCGCTAAGGAGTGAGAAAGATGGATCGTCAAAAACAGTTGATGAACTATGTAAAGCGGGCACAACGAAGCTTGAATGCCGAAAAACTGCTGCCTATGTTGCAATACGGGATTTTCCTGTCATTAATATCCGGTTTGGCGATCCTCATCGTTTCTCGCTTCTTTGTTTTTGCCTATTACGATGAAACGGCTTTGATGATTGCCTGCGCGGCGTTTGTTGCAACGGTCGGATATATGTGGTTCAAGCGCGTTCGCACAAAAGAAGCGCTGAGAAAGTTGGACGCTTTTTATCCATATAACGAGCTTGTCACGGCTTTTTCTTTTAAACAGGATGAACACCCATTGGCAGATTCCATCCTGAATAAAGCGGTCAATGAGTCGGAAGAAGCCTATGAACGGTTTAAAAAACGCAAGAAACATTATTGGCGGCCAAAAACGTTGGTGGGTATATTAATCGCCGCCATTATAACGGGGACTTTGTTGATTTTTCCTTCAGAAACGCAGCAGGATGCGCAAGTGGCTGAAAAAGAAAAGGAAGTCATCCGGGAAATTGAAAAGGAAGTAGCCAAACTGGAGAAAAAAGCCCAATCGGAAGATGCGAAAAAAGAAATGAAAGAGCTGCTTGAAAAGTTGAAAGAAGTGGAAACTTCCGAACAAGCCCTGCGTGAAGTGGTGAAAAAGCAAAAGGAATTGAACCTGCAAGAACAAAAGCTGCAAGATAAGAAACTGGCTGAAAATGGAGAAGGAGCAGGGTTGACGGATGAAGAAGTGCAGAAGCTGAAAGATATTGCGGAAATCAAGA includes:
- a CDS encoding ABC transporter permease subunit encodes the protein MKGLILNPVLLKELKLRFRAFKSFSGLMFYLASLIIFVSGFLLVFTEFSVSGFFRPSDSFTMFVVLSVLQMALVMFITPGLTAGAISTEREKQTLNILLTTTQTSSQIIVGKLLSSVAFLILMLIAGLPLYSIVFLFGGVSPWQFVTMFFFYLVTLIAIGSIGIMFSTITKRTIVSMIATYGSMIFLGAITLFFFFIGYSLEMMVTNQNAQNLTPFSPISYFWACINPGVLIATLLSPDIKNGLQEMVGISFPNWIVYLIFYVLITVVCLTIAIRKLRANMKTNR